ATGTAGACTGGGAAGAGTATAGGTGGGGGCTGCACGCTATGAGGCAGTTAAGAGAGAATTGTCTACAAGGACTAGTTAAACAAAGTGAAGGCATACAGAGACTGGTGTTTGCAATTGAGTTAGAAACAGGAGAGTGTACTGGAGAAGCGTGGGTCATTTCTGTGTTCAGCTGTTTCTCTTTGCATCTGTCTGCATTTTCCATCACACATCTGTCATCTAATTCTGATTCTGGGTCAGAATTAGGTTAATTTGGCACATGGCAGACCcacatacatgtgtatgtgtgtgtgcgtgcgtgcatgtgtgtgtgcgtgcgtgtctgtgtatgcatgcaaatttcagtgtcatttgtttttgcatttgtCAGGTCAAAAGAGAAGTGGGTGATGTGACGATTCTGATCAACAATGCGGGTATTGTGACAGGAAAGAAGTTTCTAGAATCTCCAGATACCCTAATAGAGAAGACAGTTGAGGTCAACAGCATGGCACACTTCTGGGTAAGCGTGTATCCTatagcaaaacatgtttataATTTGTTATAGTAGGCCTTTGTGCTAATAAACAGTATGGTGTTTTAACTGCCTCTTCAAAACAACAGATGAGCTTACAATATTCATCTGTATGATTCAGCTGACTAATTACATAGTAATTATTGTATCCTGATTgcattgtgtctttgtgtggtaTTAATTTAGCAATAAAGGAGCATTTAttattctgtgtgtatgtttctgtcaaATGAAGACCTACAAGGCCTTTCTCCCAGCAATGATTGCGGGTAACCATGGTCACCTTGTCAGCATTGCTAGCTCTGCTGGACTAATTGGAGTAAATGCACTAGCAGGTAGGTTACCATAtacccacattcacacacacagacagatagcagCATTAAAACACATGCCCAGTCCTTCACGTCTGTGTTGTATCTGTATGTTCATAGACTACTGCGCTAGCAAGTTTGCTGCAGTGGGGTTTGCCGAGTCCATGGCTCTGGAGTTACTGGCCACAGGATGCGACGGAGTAAAGACCACCATTGTCTGTCCATTCTTCATCAACACGGGCATGTTTGATGGAGCAAATACAAAGTAATTCACATTGGGtaactttctgtgtgtgagtgtgtgtgtgtgtgtgtctgtgtgtgtgtgtgtgtgtgtgtgtgtgtgtgtgtgtgtgtgtgtgtgtgtgtgtgcgtgcgtgcgtgcgtgtgtgtttcggtGTCTTTTTCATATCATGTTTTCCATTCAATCAGAAATGCTAACAAAAGGAAGttggaatgtttgttttttgtggcAAATCAGTGGAGAACTGTGGCTACAAAAATGTCAGGCAAGCTTGTTTCAAAGAACCTTTAGAAACTTTATTTCCTCTTTTCCTCATGTGTCTTGTGTAGACCTGTGGTTACAAAAATGTTAGGCGCAATCTTGTTTCAAAGTCTAAGACCAAAAACcttatttcttctttttctcatgTGTCTTTTGAAGAACATGTGGTATATTAATagtattataccactgcttggtcaaatttcccaTTGTGATgagctatttggaacgtgcattattttattcgatataccgcacggctatgaagtagttcccttcttttgggcttattacacttgaatattaatttgccaatgtgaatgtaacggtaaaaacagcaacgttgtatctaagacagcggcaatataaacgtaaatgatagtagcagtggtataagcgggataatcaactccgcgcctgcggcgtcgggaccttattaccacttcgaacgggcattattttcctataaacgcacggcgcggagttgattatcccttgcataatggttatggttatggtatttagcagacacttttgtccaaagccacatagaaataacaacaatacaatagttacattTAAAAGTAAAGTAAACCTTTTAAAACTTTACTTAGTAATACTACATTAAGGAATATGACAAGAagacaacaatgtcaattcaaacACTAGCTTAATGAAAATAACGAAATACTATACAAACCATAATGCGTAAGAAACGCTTAATAAACTAAGTGCATCTTGAAaagatatgcctttagacccctcttgaaagagcactgggcaactcattccactaACAAGGACCCACtgaggaaaagagtcttgaatttgacctgGTATTTATGGCTGGTTGACACAacagacgctcatcagaagaCCACAGTGGGCAGTTGggggtatactgtacatcttgatcTTTGAATTACgatagcagggagcagatccagtcagtgtcctatatgCCAAAGTGAAAAGTAAATTTAATGGCCACTATaaggagccagtggagaggacatgtgtcctctttggctgattgaagaccaggtGTGCTGTAGGATTCTGAATCAGTTGTAACGATCTtactacacaagcaggtagcCTCATCTTAAAATCGATTCATTTTTTCTCAACACTCCACAAAAAAATGGTGTTTAGAGTGTTTGGTAAATTtataagaataaaaaaagactgaaatatgcCATTTACATAAGTATTCACACCCTTTGTTATGATGCTTGCACCTGAGCTCTTCTATCAATGGTCCTTGAGATGCTACAACTTGATTGGAATCCGCCTATGCCTAAATAACTTCActgggtgcgtttcccaaaaccatagttgctaacctgtttaAATTGCAtggcaaccaacaaagttgatAACTTTGGCACACATCTCTTTTTATCAGGTCTCAAagttgtttatgtgtatgtcagAGTGAAAACCAAGCCCCAACGTCGAGAGAATTGTCCATAGACCTGTGAGACAGGGTTATGTGAGGACACAGATCTGGGGAAGGATACAAAATGACTGCTGCATTGAAAGTGGCCAAGAGCACGGTAGCCTCCATCATTCTCAAATGGATATATGTTTGGAACAACCAACAGTCTTCCTAGATCTGGCCGCTCAGCTAAACTGAGTAATCCAGGATGAAGGGTGTCAGACAGGTAACCAAGGACCAATGGTCACTATGAATGAGATCCAGAGTTCCTttcagaggatgagagaagcgCAAAGTGAATGAATCCAAAAATGAATCCATGttaagatgagtctgaaacataagAAAAAGTGGAAAACGTACAAATGTCTGAAAGTAGCGTGTTTTTCACTTCTGATAAAGGTATGGATCACAAATAATCAAAATAGGCTCATATTAACATGAATAAAGAGCAAAAATGTACCAAAGAGCTGACTGATTTTAGGCcatatatttattttctagaTTCCTGTTTGTCAGAGTCAAACTCTGGACCTTAAGCATGCCTGTTGATTTGCAGTGTTTGGACAGGTGAACAGGTAGACTTGCTTTCCATGTCATATCATTGATAATATGGAGGAACAGGAGTCGAGTCTGGAGGCATCCTGGGGTGCCCGGTCACCTTCCGGGGTCAGGCCAGGCTCAGGTCTGACACCTGAGAACACACCCTCAGACAGGAAGGGataaggagaaggagagaaggatggagtgaTTGTGACTGACAGATAGACAGGTCCAGGGCTCCTCCTGCCCTGAGACATGTCTCCCATGTCAAGTTCGATCTtagggtttgtgtgtgaaggcagTGTGTTGCGAGTTTTTTGTATAATTTATTGAACAACTTTATTTAGAATACCAATTTACTCAGAGATTTCTTGCTAAATATGGACATGATGACGCAAGTGCTCAGCTAAGAAACAAGACAGTATAAAATGACATGAGGATATGAGGTACACAAAGGCAACTGTGTCCCCAAAACATCAGAGACCTGGTTCAGTGTCAGATGTGAGTTATAGTTAGGATTTGTCAGTGGAATGAGTGTTAGATATGAATTCTGGTCACAGCCTCATAGTTTACTTAGTTTAGGCTTAGCTGTGAAATTGCAGTATTTAGAAATTAGAGAAAGCTCTACTTTTTACGAAAATAAAACCATTAGTGCTCCAAAGGTTTGCGAGCTTAGGAAGCTGAATTGCGTAACAGGAAAAACACCTGTTATCTCCTTTAATGCTTATGTAGCTGGTGATATTAATCAAAGTCAAAGTCTGTCTAAAGGTACTAATTAATTCACTGTCACTGATGGGTTGACGGTGTTGGTCTGTGACAGATTGAATCTACTGAAAGTGATATTGGCGAGTGTTTGATTAGgatattgtgtgtttcaggtggcCCAGGCTGATGCCCATTCTTGAGCCAGATTATGTGTGCAGGAAGATTGTAGACGCCATCCAGCGGGATCAGGTGTATCTCTACATGCCCCGAAGCGTCTACCTCATCATTGGACTGAAGAAGTGAGTTACCTCTGCCATCTGACCTCTCAACTTTCCCCCTGAAGCTACACGATATCACTTaaaaatacacacccacacccacccacacccacacccacacccacacacacacacacacacacacatgcattgtgtttgtgtgtatgcatgtaacTCTCATCATTTAGCCTACTATAAGTGATTACATGTTCTATTCTATAACCAAAAATGATTTGAAATGAACGTGTTTTCATTTGCTCTTCTTGTTATTTGTGTCTCCCAGCATTTTACCGACAAAGCTTGGCGTGTTGCTGGGACAATATCTTGGAGCATTTGACTTCATGTCACAATTCAAAGGTCGTAGTAAGAAGATACAATGAGCCTGAAGAAAAAGCACTTATCAGTTAACTAATGGGCCATGAAAAGGTTCTTAACCACTAATAACGGATCAATGTAGTTTTAGGTGAATATGAATGGAATGAACTATAATGAAGGAATGAATATATCCCTAAGCCTTGTCCACATATTTCAGTTTTTGTACTAAAAAAGGAACCTCTTCCACAAATGCCTGGTAGACTTGCATTATGACATGTATTTAATGATAAGGATTTTCTCCTCGTaatgaagtcttttttttttaaatttgttgTATTTTTTACTTGTAGTGACTAATTGTTTTCAaaagtaattgttttttttttatgtcttttgTATGCAAAGTACTTCCTATTCACTGACCATTAAGGTCTCATAAAATATCTTCATCAAACCATCCTTTCATCAAAGTGTCTAActtacacatccacacacactgtgagtgaGATAGATACCTGCCTTGTGTGAAACAGCCCTTGAAATTGTTTTGTCTAGCCTGTGCCCTTACAGAGTCAtaatagatggggtggggtggaggggattATACTGCTTCATGATGTGCGATCATTGCCTACTCCTGCAGGTGGCAAATCCCTCCATTTTAATCAGGCACAGAATGTATAACGAGAGAACATTAAGTTCAACACAGAGTTAGGTGGTTATTTCATTTCCAATTTAAAGTCATGCTTTTATGGCAGGAGGTTCTAAATCTTTCTATGGATTTTTCTGCACACAATTATACTAAATGATGACTTGGTGTACACAAGTATGGCAGGGGTAATATGTTTAAGTAGTAGACCTGTGTGAATGCTGTGCAATCCTTAGTATGACTATTGATACTATTTCAAACGCAAAGAGGTGGACTTGCGTTTACCCCCATAGCAGGAGCAGTGGTTTGCTAAATAACTGCAGCACCATCTAGTGTCTACATTGTGAACTGTAGCAGTTGGATGCTACTGCAGCATATCACTCATGCCTCCCAGATTACCTTCAGTCTTGTAATTCTGTTCTAATCATATGGGTTTGCCAAATATGGCCATTTTGGAGATTTCCCCAGAAAGAATAACTCAATGTTTTGTATTACTATGTTTGACTACATAATGGACCTCACACATGCTTGTCATAGACCATGCCACGTTAGACCCGTTTGCAACAAAGGTCACATCCCTGGATTTAGGAAGTGTATACATGAAAATGTTCAATAAATCAATTTTGAATCGTAATTGTAAAAAATTGTAAAATCTATTTTTTACGTCAACTAGGGTAATTATGGTACTTATGTTTGTAAGAATAGTTTTTTGTCTCAGAGATAAACATTATATTTTTTCAGGCcttatttattttacagaaagTAAAATCTGGATTTTATTTTTGggcaaaatcgaacagccctTGCGTTTTTCATCTTAaggaagacaaaacagtatATATTGTAATTCAATATTTTGGGAGTGTACTTCAAAGGTCAGAGCCACTGTATATAAAAATACTTTAGATGTTATATTTTACATCTTTACATGGTAACAGTTTTTTCAAAGTTTTAAGGAATGATCTACCAGTTTAACAATGTAGTGTATTTGACAAGCTGAACTTCAAGCCATATTTAAGGTCATAATATTTTAAGTGTGATGTATTCCCATGTAatacttagatagatagataatgagAAATAGATTCAAACATGTTCAAAGTCAACAAAACAAGTACAAGTTGACATGTTCCATATAGTTTATTAAGGTCTTCAGCAAAGCCACCAATATGGTGATGTGTTGGCACAACAAGGCCGCATCTGGTACCAGTTCCTCCTTTATTCCCGCGGACTATACAGGGTTAGACATTTAATACACAATACTTCAGTGGTACTGCATTTTTCAGTGAGAACCCCCTAGTCGCCTCAATTTCAAGGCGACAATCCATAGCGATGCATCTGAATAATATataaaccacaacaaacacacacaggttgttGTATCAGCAACATACACTTCTTTACCACACTCTTTACAGTCAGTACAAGCTTTTTTGACCATCAAAACACCCCTTCACAGGGCATGGGTCAAATCAACTATCCATGATACAACTATGCAAAGTCATTTTAGAAGGTGACACACATGCCCATGTCATATCCACAGCATTCCCACTGGTTTGTGTTAAAGATGGTCCACAGGCCCAACCAGAAACAGGGTCTGAACTGTGCTTTCAGTGAAATGTGTCCTCAGTCACAGCCACTCAGTCACAGAGAGTTGCTGAGGAGTGCTCAGGTAGATGCTGCTGTGTGGCTGCAGCAGCCTGGTTCTTCCTGTAGGGTTTCTTCATTCTCAGTAGGGTTTCCCACCCAGGGCAGCAAGGATCTCCTCCCGTTCCGCTGCTGTCGGCATGTCTGGCTTCGTACCTTCTCGCCGACGCTGAATCATGACATTGTGCTGGGAGTGGACAAATTAAAATGCACATCCACCATGAATACATACAAAAGCATTCAAGCATACATAAAAACATTATgtgcaaatatgtgtatatacacacataaatacacacacacacacacacacacacacacacacacacacacacacacacacacacacacacacacacacactcatacttatTATTACAGTTGTGCTGTAAGTTGTACTAACAGACCATCTGTGGATAGTTTTGTGTAGTGTTCTTTCAGTAGGTATAATGTTTTAATAACAAGTTAACGCTGCACTGTATAAGAGTAGCCTAAAAAAGGGAGTTGGAAAATGTGACGACATTTGTCTAATAATTTCTATCTCTGTAATGCAGGTTGTTTGTTCAACACTACAACTAGTAGAAACACCCATGTGTGTCAATTAATGATGAATAGGTACATGTCTTTTCTGTAAGAAGCTTCAATAACTAATTATTAACTCAGACTAAACTGACAGAGCTTACCGGAGCAATTCCAAATAAGAGCCATGGGCATGTTTAAAGTGAGTGGGAACATAAACTACAGCTAGTTATTAAGATACTGGAGAAACGTCTCAGGGACAGGGGCATATTTGCGTTGCTGCGTTGCTGCGTTGCTTTTTAACAAAGGTCTGTAAATGTTTGGGAACTCAGGAGATCCATGACTGGagttttgagaatgaaatgtaTTAAGCTGCTTGCCAGTCTGGGGTCTCAGTAATCTTGGTTTTTCATTTCACAATGCACCTAATGTGACAGGTCTGGACTGGAGGCTGGCCATTTTAGCACCTGAGGGGTGAGCAAGTTTACTGGCTTACCCAGGTAACTTCAGGAGTATCCACTGATCTCCAAACAACACACTGCTTAGTGCAGTGTTCTTTTAGAGCGGTTATCAGTGGTTACTCCCAAAGTAACCCGGGTTAGCCAGTTGCCTTGCTTTGTGGCACTGCCCTCTAGACTCTAGCTATGTTTATGGCTCTTTGTGGATGCTCTCCAACATGACTTACAATGACAcattaaacattacatttacaaaTCAAAAGCCATAAGGCTTAAATCAAATTATGAGCACTGAGAGGCACTGATGAACCTTCGAAGATTCATCTCCACTTGGCACTCATTTTAGTCAGTCTGCTCCTTTTTTCCATTATATGCAACTAAGAGATATTCGTACTGTG
This is a stretch of genomic DNA from Sardina pilchardus chromosome 19, fSarPil1.1, whole genome shotgun sequence. It encodes these proteins:
- the sdr16c5b gene encoding epidermal retinol dehydrogenase 2, which gives rise to MNFLLETLQVLVMSLYYNLETVVRLVIPPRRKSVAGETVLITGAGSGIGRLLSLQFAKLGARLVLWDINEEGTKETARLVMEKYNARAKTYVCDCSDRTEVYRVADQVKREVGDVTILINNAGIVTGKKFLESPDTLIEKTVEVNSMAHFWTYKAFLPAMIAGNHGHLVSIASSAGLIGVNALADYCASKFAAVGFAESMALELLATGCDGVKTTIVCPFFINTGMFDGANTKWPRLMPILEPDYVCRKIVDAIQRDQVYLYMPRSVYLIIGLKNILPTKLGVLLGQYLGAFDFMSQFKGRSKKIQ